The nucleotide sequence GGGGCTCGTCGCCGGGCTGCTCTTCGTGCTCCTGCCCCGCATCACCTGGGCCGGCACCGAGGGCCGGTCGTACGCCACGGCCACCGCCCTCGCGACGGCACTCACGCTCGTCTTCGTCCACGCGAGCAAGCGATCGCTCGCGGACCGTGCACGGCATCGGCGCTGGTGGACTCTCTACGGCGTGCTCGCGCTGCTGAGCACCGCCGTCTTCCTCTACTCGGCGCTCGTCGTCGTCGCGCACGGCATCGCCCTCGCGCTCTGGGCTCGCCGCAGCCGCAGAGCGTCGCGCACCACCCCGTGGAAGGCAGCGATGGGCGGCTGGCTCGTGTCGGCGGGCATCGCCGGGCTCCTGCTGATCCCCCTGGCGAAGCTGTCGTCGAGCGAATCGCACCAGATCGGGTGGATCTCGAAGCCCAGCCTCGCCACCGTGAACTCGTTCCTCGTGACGCAGTGGTTCACCGGCAACGACGGCTTCGCCTGGTTCGGCTGGGCGCTCGCCGCGGTCGGTGTCGTCGCCGTGGTGCGGAAGGGCGCCCGGTACAACGAGCCCAACGTGCTCCAGGTCGCCCTTCCGTGGCTGCTCGTGCCCGCCCTCGGCCTGATCGCCGTGTCGATCGTGTCGAACCCGCTCTACTCGCCGCGCTACGTGACGGAGGCCGCCCCGGCGATCGCGATCCTCATGGCCGTCGGCCTGACCTCGCTCCGGCTCCGCCCTCTCATCGCGCTCGGTCTCGTCGCGGCGCTCGGGCTCTCGGTGCCGACATGGGTGCAGCAGCGCATGCCCGAGGCCAAGGACGACTCGTCGTGGGCCCAGGTCGCCTCGCTCGTCAAGACCGAGCGGGCCGCGGAACGCAAGGCCGACGGCCCGGGGGTCGTCGACTCCATCGTGTACGGCTACCTCCGCCGTCATCCCACCGGGTCGGCCCGCAACATCGCCTACTCGTACCCGTCGGCGTTCACCGGCATGGTCGACGTGACCCTCAAGACGCCGGCGGCGCAGACCGGCGAGCTCTGGGAGACCCGGTACCCCCTCTCGAAGACGATCGACCGCGTCGACGGCTCGAAGTACGTCTGGCTCGTCACGAGCAACAAGCAGGACCTCCGGCCGAGTGTCACGAAGGCGCTCGCCACCGAGGGCTACCACGTCATCAACCAGTGGCACCTGACGCGCGTGAACATCGTCCGCTACGCGAAATAGCCGGCGGCGCTCGGCCCGGCGACTCGCCCGCTCAGTCGGCGATCAGGCGCGCGCCGTGCACGGGCCCGGTGGCCCGCACGACGTCGAGCCGAGCGGCGCTCAGAGCGATCTGCAGTTCGAGCGCCCCGTCGAGGTCGGGCGCGAGGAAGGCGACCGTCGGGCCCGAGCCCGACACGACGCCGGCGAGCGCCCCGTTCTGCTCGCCGAGCTCGAGCACCTCGCCGAGCCCCGGCTCGAGATGCAGCGCGGGCGCCTGCAGGTCGTTGTACATCACGTCGGCGAGCCGGGCAGGATCGCCGGCCCGCAGCGCCTGCAGCACCCCGGAGTCGACCCGCGGCTGGCGGACCGTCGTGATCTCGCCCTGGTGCCGAAGCCGGTGCTGGTCGAGCTCGGAGTACACCTCGGGCGTCGAGAGTCCGTAGTCGGCGAGGGCGAGCACCCACTGGAACGTGCCCTGCGCGAGCGCCGGGCTCAGCTCGTCGCCGCGACCGGTGCCGACGGCCGTGCCGCCCATGAGCGCGAACGGCACGTCCGCCCCGAGCTTCGCCCCGAGGCGCAGGAGCTCGTCGCGGCTGAGGCCCGTGTTCCACAGGATGTCGCAGGCGAGCAGGGTCGCCGCGGCGTCCGCGCTCCCCCCGCCCATGCCGCCGGCGACCGGGACGTTCTTGTCGATGGAGAGGCTGACGCCGCCGTCGTACCCGGTGGTCTCGGCGAGCAGCCGGGCGGCCTTGATCGCGAGGTTCGAATCGTCGGTGGGGACGCCGGAGAGGTCGATCCCCGCCTGCGACGAGGTGAAGCGGACGGTGAAGTCGTTCGCGGCGTGGGCCCGGACGTCCTCGTAGAGCGACACCGCCTGGTAGGCGGTCGCGAGCTCGTGGTAGCCGTCGTCCTGCAGGTCGCCGACGGCGAGGAAGACGTTGATCTTGCCGGGGGCGCGCGTGTGGACCACGGTCGGGCTCCCCACGGACGTCATGGGAACCAACTTACCCGGCGGAGAGAGGCTCCCGTGTCGGCGTCGGCGGTGCCGCTGCTCCTGCGCCCTCGAACGCCTCGTCGGCGTCGTGCCGGCCCGCGCGGACCAGCGGGATGACGTCGCGGGCGAAGCGCTCCATCTCGGACACCTGCGGCGAGAACTGCAGCAGGAGGGTGTCGACGCCGGCCGCCTCGAACTCGAGGATCCGGTCGGCGACCTGGCGCGGCGTGCCGATGAAGCCGGGGCGCAGGCCGCGGTTCGACACCGAGTAGTCGCGCAGGTCGGGCTCGTGCTCGAGGTGCGACTGGCGGATGAAGTCCTGGTACGACTCGTACGCGGCGCCGTGGCTGACGTCGGTGATGCGGTCGAGCTCGGCCTGGGCCTCGGCCTCTGTGTCGCGCACGATCGCGTAGGCGGCCATGCCGAACGCCTCGAAGGGCGCTCTGCCGGCGGACGCGCGCTGCGACCGCATGCCGTCGATCTTCGCGCGCAGCTCGTCGACCGTGCCGCCGTGCGTGAGGTAGGCGTCGGCGAACGAGACGATGGCGGCCTTGCCAGCCGGGCTCTCGCCGCCGGCGTAGATGCGGGGCTGCACGCGCGGCTTCGGCTCGAGGTGCGAGTTGCGCACCGAGTAGTACGAGCCGTCGAAGTCGAACGGCGTCTCGTTCCAGAGGCCCTTCAGGATCGCGACGAACTCCTCGGTGCGCGCGTACCGGTCGTCGTGCTCCGAGAAGATGCCGCCGTACTGCCGCGACTCCTCCTCCCACCACGCGCTGACGACGTTGAGGGTGAAGCGGCCGCCCGACACCTCGTCGATGGTCGCCGCCTGCTTCGCAGTGACGGCGGGCAGGTGGTAGCCGGGGCGCACCGCGGCCATGAGCTCGAGCTTCGACGTGACGGCGGCGATCGACGCGGTGAGCGCCCAGGCCTCGAGCGACGGCGCGGCCGTGCCCTTGATGTCGTTGAGGTTGAGCTCGGGGATCAGCGTGAGATCGAAGCCGACACGCTCGGCGGTGGTCACGACCTCCCTGATGTAGTCCCAGCTGACGGGCATCTGCTCGTCGTCGACGTTGCGGAGCCAGCCGCCGAAGATCGGGGTCCAGAAGCCGAATCTCATGCGTGCACCGGTTCCTTCGGCTCCTGCGCCCCCGTGCTCTGCGCGATCGGGCCGTATTCGGCCTCGAGCAGATCGCCGAGGAATCGGGCGATGCTGCGCGGGCCCGACACGCTCGAGGCGGCCTCGACGTCGGGGTTGTAGTTCGTGTTCGTGTTGATGTCGTAGATCACGGCGCGACCGTCGACGGTCTCGGAGAACTCGACCCCGGCGATCTCGATGCCGTTCTCGGCGAGGAAGGCGGGGAGGCGCAGGATCAGATCGTGCTCGGCGATCGGCTTCCCGTCGCGGGTCTCGCCGCGCAGCTGGAAGAGCGGACCCTGGCCGGGCAGAGCGCAGGCGTCGGCCGGGCAGAACTCGAACGCTCCGCCGGACGTGTCGACGCGGACCGCGTAGACGAAGCGCCCGCCGACGAACTCGGCCCTCGTGACGAAGGGCTGCTCGGCGATCAGGAGCTCCTGCAGCAGGGTGATGCCGTCGGGAGACGACTCGAAGTCGGGCCCGTCGACCCACGCGGCGAACTCGTCGACGGAGTCCCAGCGGCGCACGCCGAGGCCCTTGCCGCCCTGGTTGTGCTTCGAGATGAACGGGGCGCCGAAGCTCCGTGCCGTCGCCACGAGGTCGCGCGTGCCGAACACCGCGCTCGTGCGAGGCACGTCGAAGCCGGCCTTCTGGAGGGCGACGTGCTGCTGCACCTTGCTCACCTCGAGGTCGATGACGCCGCGCCCGCCGACCGTGCGGCGCCCGGAGGCCTCGAGCCACGACAGGACGGCGCGCGTGTACTCCTTCGAGTGCTCGTTGCCGCGCGTGTGGGCGCTGGCCGACATGCGCGACCAGTAGATGCCGGGCGCAGGCTCGGCGGTGAGGTCGATCGCGCCGTCGGTCAGCAGGATCTCCTCGACCGGCACGCCCTCCGCGTCGAAGGCGCGCTGGAGGGGCGGAAACCACTCGGGGTTCTCGTGGATCACGTAGACGCGGGGCGTCGGCTGGCTGCTGGGCTGATCGGTCACGCGGGCAAGCCTAGGCACGTGTGCCGGGTGTGGCGTGCGTGTTGCGGTTCGCTACGTCGCGGCGCCGTGTCGTCGCCTTGCGCCCAGTTCTTCCTCCATGCCTGCCACAAGGCGATCTGCGGCACGCAACAGGACCGCGGCTTTGGCCTCCGTGACGTTGAACGGGCTGTACTGCGTATTCGTCTTCGCCTCGATGAGCTGCCGCAAGCGCGACGCCAGATCAGGCCGCCCAGGGCACGCACGAGAGAGCAGGTCCACCGCCTCTCCGTGACTGTCGCCGGAGGCGCGTTCGCCGAGGACAGCACCACAGATGGCGTCGCACGCGGCGATGCCCGAGAGCACGGAGAGGGAGCCGACGACATTTCCGATCGGACCGATGTCGGCGTCGTCACCGAATTCGACGACGAGTTGCGCGACCGCCAGGAAGGCGCGCGCATGCTCACTCCGCACCTCGACACCCGCAGTCGGCAGAGCGCTCGTGCGTACTCGCTTCATGCCGCCGCCTCGCGAAGGAGGGGACGAATCGACGGCCCGGTCAGAAGGCGCGCATCGCGACGAAGAGAAGCCACGAGTGAATCGCCCGCCGACGTCATCGCGAGAAGGGTCGACCTCGAGACATCGAACACCTGCACGAGATTGCCGGTGAGCGGTTCGATGACGTCGTGGAGCTCGCCGATCGTGGCCTCGTACGCATCGACGTCGAGATCGTCGGGAAAAACCACGAGAAGATCGATGTCGCTCGTCACGATCGCCTCGCCCCGCGCGTAGGAGCCGAAGACGGCGACCGAGGTCTCGTCGCCTGCTTTCTCGCGCACCACCCTGACGATCTCGCTCTCGATGCGCCGGGTGGCCCCCAGGATCACCTCGATCGCCGGCCAGAACACGTGCTCGCGGTTGACGGAGTAGGCGTAGGCCGAGGGTGAGATGACCGCGACCACGAGCCCGATGTCTTCGAGTCGTTGCAGCGCTCGCTGAGCGCCCGCGTGTGACGTGATCTCACCGACGCGCTCGATCTGCCGCCCCGACGACAGACCGCTGCTGCGCGAGAGCACGTCGAGGATCACCGACTCCAAGGGGCCGATGAGGTCGGCGCCCAACCGCGACAATTCCATGAATCAAGTATGACATACCGGCTCACTATCGGGCCATGTGGCCCAAATTCGGGCCATACGGCCCAAAATCGAGCCACGCCGACGCATACTGTCTACCCCCCATCGGGGGTCGCGGGCTCTCTCGCGGAAACGTGCACTCTGCGCATAGATTTCTGCTCATGGGGGAATCACAGCCGATCGCAGGTCGTCGTCGCGCGCGGAAGACTCGTCGAGCTCACCCGGCCGTGGCCGCAGGAGCCGCGGCACTGCTGCTCGTGGCCGGTGTCACCGCGCTCGGTGCCGCCCCCGCCTCCGCCGCGCCCGCCCCCGCCGCGCCGACCTCGTCGGCCGAGACGTCGACGACGTACCCGACCGCGTCGCGCCACGCCCTGCCGATCGAGCCGACGCAGCTGCTCGCGTCGCACGACGGCTCGGTGATCTACGCTCCGACGGGAACGACCCGACTTCTGGTGATCGATCCGAAGACGATTGAAGTGATACGCACGATCACCCTTCCCGACGTGGTGTCCACGCTCCGCCTCACCTCGACGGGGCACCTGGTGGGTCTCGCGGGTTCCGGGACCGCGGCAGACCCGGAGACCGTCGTCGACGTCGACCCGTCGACGGGCGTCTCGACGACGACCGCGCTGCCGACCGGCGCCGCACACAATGGGCTGGCCGTCACCCCTGATGGCTCGACGGCGGCAGCCGCCACGCTCTCAGAAGATGCGACCACGAAGGCGTACACGTTCGAGGTCACGATTCTGCACCCGGCGTCAGGAGCGGTCATCACGACGAGGTCCGTGTCTGCCGCCGTCAACCCGAACGGAATGACGCTTTCAGTGGATGGCTCGACCCTGTACGGCGCGGCGCGCTTCATGCCGGGAGAGGCGTCCGGCGATTCGGCCCTTCTGGCCATGGACTCGACGTCGGGAGCGGTCACCGCGACGGCCGCCCTCTCAGGAATCGTCCCGAGCAACGTGCTCGTCTCCCCCGACGGCTCCCGGGTGTTC is from Frondihabitans australicus and encodes:
- a CDS encoding nucleotidyltransferase family protein, which codes for MELSRLGADLIGPLESVILDVLSRSSGLSSGRQIERVGEITSHAGAQRALQRLEDIGLVVAVISPSAYAYSVNREHVFWPAIEVILGATRRIESEIVRVVREKAGDETSVAVFGSYARGEAIVTSDIDLLVVFPDDLDVDAYEATIGELHDVIEPLTGNLVQVFDVSRSTLLAMTSAGDSLVASLRRDARLLTGPSIRPLLREAAA
- a CDS encoding ATP-grasp domain-containing protein, producing the protein MTDQPSSQPTPRVYVIHENPEWFPPLQRAFDAEGVPVEEILLTDGAIDLTAEPAPGIYWSRMSASAHTRGNEHSKEYTRAVLSWLEASGRRTVGGRGVIDLEVSKVQQHVALQKAGFDVPRTSAVFGTRDLVATARSFGAPFISKHNQGGKGLGVRRWDSVDEFAAWVDGPDFESSPDGITLLQELLIAEQPFVTRAEFVGGRFVYAVRVDTSGGAFEFCPADACALPGQGPLFQLRGETRDGKPIAEHDLILRLPAFLAENGIEIAGVEFSETVDGRAVIYDINTNTNYNPDVEAASSVSGPRSIARFLGDLLEAEYGPIAQSTGAQEPKEPVHA
- a CDS encoding glycosyltransferase family 39 protein, producing MIDLLDSTSIALPTVERRTTRAWRRLQRIRSRPWGDPALAGVFGLVVSVAFSWVPSVWYDESATVVSAERTYGELWAEIHHVDAVHAVYYALMHAWFALVGYSPFSLRLPSAVAIGVGAALVVLLARELTDRRTGLVAGLLFVLLPRITWAGTEGRSYATATALATALTLVFVHASKRSLADRARHRRWWTLYGVLALLSTAVFLYSALVVVAHGIALALWARRSRRASRTTPWKAAMGGWLVSAGIAGLLLIPLAKLSSSESHQIGWISKPSLATVNSFLVTQWFTGNDGFAWFGWALAAVGVVAVVRKGARYNEPNVLQVALPWLLVPALGLIAVSIVSNPLYSPRYVTEAAPAIAILMAVGLTSLRLRPLIALGLVAALGLSVPTWVQQRMPEAKDDSSWAQVASLVKTERAAERKADGPGVVDSIVYGYLRRHPTGSARNIAYSYPSAFTGMVDVTLKTPAAQTGELWETRYPLSKTIDRVDGSKYVWLVTSNKQDLRPSVTKALATEGYHVINQWHLTRVNIVRYAK
- a CDS encoding 4-(cytidine 5'-diphospho)-2-C-methyl-D-erythritol kinase, with the protein product MTSVGSPTVVHTRAPGKINVFLAVGDLQDDGYHELATAYQAVSLYEDVRAHAANDFTVRFTSSQAGIDLSGVPTDDSNLAIKAARLLAETTGYDGGVSLSIDKNVPVAGGMGGGSADAAATLLACDILWNTGLSRDELLRLGAKLGADVPFALMGGTAVGTGRGDELSPALAQGTFQWVLALADYGLSTPEVYSELDQHRLRHQGEITTVRQPRVDSGVLQALRAGDPARLADVMYNDLQAPALHLEPGLGEVLELGEQNGALAGVVSGSGPTVAFLAPDLDGALELQIALSAARLDVVRATGPVHGARLIAD
- a CDS encoding LLM class flavin-dependent oxidoreductase, which encodes MRFGFWTPIFGGWLRNVDDEQMPVSWDYIREVVTTAERVGFDLTLIPELNLNDIKGTAAPSLEAWALTASIAAVTSKLELMAAVRPGYHLPAVTAKQAATIDEVSGGRFTLNVVSAWWEEESRQYGGIFSEHDDRYARTEEFVAILKGLWNETPFDFDGSYYSVRNSHLEPKPRVQPRIYAGGESPAGKAAIVSFADAYLTHGGTVDELRAKIDGMRSQRASAGRAPFEAFGMAAYAIVRDTEAEAQAELDRITDVSHGAAYESYQDFIRQSHLEHEPDLRDYSVSNRGLRPGFIGTPRQVADRILEFEAAGVDTLLLQFSPQVSEMERFARDVIPLVRAGRHDADEAFEGAGAAAPPTPTREPLSAG